From Pseudodesulfovibrio sp. S3, one genomic window encodes:
- a CDS encoding TadE family protein codes for MLKNQKNSRRAGVAAVEMALILPIMFVLVMAIIEGGNAYYSWLTVQKAAQIGARFAATGRGDEEGTRLSQIIATTEAGVAALKNGTIDISVRSWPDLTATGDGIDNDPGAPCQLAEVAVLYNYEPFTPLVSPLLPDTIPLRGYDRKVNEPWKPCD; via the coding sequence ATGCTCAAGAACCAAAAGAACTCCCGACGCGCCGGGGTTGCGGCTGTGGAAATGGCCCTGATCCTGCCCATCATGTTCGTGCTGGTCATGGCCATCATAGAAGGCGGCAATGCCTATTACTCCTGGCTGACCGTACAGAAGGCCGCGCAGATCGGAGCCAGGTTCGCCGCGACCGGCAGGGGTGATGAGGAAGGCACACGTTTGAGCCAGATCATCGCCACCACTGAAGCCGGAGTGGCCGCCCTGAAAAACGGCACCATCGACATCTCCGTGCGCTCCTGGCCCGACCTGACGGCCACGGGAGACGGCATCGACAACGATCCCGGCGCACCCTGCCAACTGGCAGAGGTAGCCGTGCTTTACAACTACGAGCCTTTTACACCGCTGGTCAGTCCGCTGCTCCCTGATACCATCCCGCTGCGCGGTTATGACCGAAAGGTCAACGAACCATGGAAGCCCTGCGATTAA
- a CDS encoding VWA domain-containing protein, which yields MNHSRLSHRPPCRCHKSRKGTASILIVVLLPVLLGFVGIAIDMGNIYMTHTKLQASVDAGALAGSLELPYDPDLSKGIVKKAVEDMVAANMESAVVISVVAGTEIRSVKVMAQAEVKMLLMEVLGIADSVVEAHASAGFNKLEVVFVVDNSGSMKGTPIDMVKQASIELTELLIPDGATPDTKVGMVAFRGKVRIGEGVEGFEPGCHNADGSLNTGIHEDFMDDYWALSDYYRRYITLDTCSDLPEALPLSQDKDLIISSINTQTATGASSGTVIPEGIKWGRHILTSEAPYTQGGDKEDFRKIMIVLTDGDTEDGECGGPYRAYYRPNNYWTNAYFGMGVDTAHCEDGGVLNTDMLSEAQAAKDAGIEIFTIRFGTSDNTDIALMKQIASSKAGTDDHYFNAPSVYDIPDIFKQIGKQLGWRLL from the coding sequence ATGAATCATTCCAGATTGTCGCACAGACCACCATGCCGATGCCATAAATCCCGCAAGGGAACCGCAAGCATACTGATTGTAGTGCTCCTCCCAGTACTCCTGGGGTTTGTGGGCATCGCCATTGATATGGGCAACATATACATGACCCACACCAAGCTGCAGGCCTCGGTGGATGCCGGGGCATTGGCCGGAAGCCTTGAGCTGCCTTACGACCCCGACCTCTCCAAGGGTATCGTGAAAAAGGCGGTCGAGGACATGGTCGCCGCCAACATGGAATCCGCCGTGGTCATATCCGTGGTGGCCGGAACAGAAATCCGCAGTGTGAAAGTCATGGCCCAGGCCGAGGTCAAGATGCTGCTCATGGAAGTCCTCGGCATTGCCGACAGTGTCGTCGAAGCCCATGCTTCAGCCGGATTCAACAAGCTTGAGGTGGTCTTTGTCGTGGACAACTCCGGCTCCATGAAGGGCACGCCCATCGACATGGTCAAACAGGCATCCATCGAACTGACCGAACTGCTCATCCCGGACGGCGCCACCCCCGACACCAAGGTCGGCATGGTCGCCTTCAGGGGCAAGGTCCGCATCGGCGAAGGCGTGGAAGGCTTTGAACCCGGTTGCCACAATGCGGACGGCAGTCTCAACACAGGCATCCATGAAGATTTCATGGACGACTACTGGGCACTGTCCGATTATTATAGAAGATACATCACCCTGGACACCTGCTCCGACCTGCCCGAGGCCCTGCCGCTGAGCCAGGACAAGGATCTGATCATTTCCTCCATCAACACCCAGACCGCTACGGGAGCATCGTCCGGCACGGTCATCCCCGAAGGCATCAAGTGGGGCCGTCACATCCTGACCAGTGAAGCCCCCTACACCCAGGGCGGCGACAAGGAAGACTTCCGCAAGATCATGATCGTGCTGACAGACGGCGACACCGAGGACGGCGAGTGCGGCGGCCCCTACCGCGCCTATTATCGACCCAACAACTACTGGACCAATGCATACTTCGGCATGGGCGTGGATACTGCCCACTGCGAGGACGGCGGCGTGCTCAACACGGACATGCTGTCAGAAGCGCAGGCAGCCAAGGACGCGGGCATCGAAATCTTCACCATCCGTTTCGGCACCTCGGACAACACGGACATCGCCCTCATGAAACAGATCGCATCAAGCAAGGCCGGCACTGACGACCACTATTTCAATGCCCCGTCCGTGTATGACATCCCCGACATCTTCAAGCAGATCGGCAAGCAGCTCGGCTGGCGACTGCTCTAG
- a CDS encoding TadE/TadG family type IV pilus assembly protein — translation MRKRDDRRQGLAAVEFALLLPVLALMIMLLVEGANAMHTYSALVEASREGARHVLMQGDAADVEALVDALVADLNAQDLSTKVVTDPVANTITVEVSYDYRPFGSDNGATILGGEDESFQIVAQTTMPMP, via the coding sequence ATGAGAAAGAGAGACGACAGACGACAAGGGCTCGCAGCCGTCGAATTTGCCTTGTTGCTTCCCGTCCTGGCCCTCATGATCATGCTTTTGGTTGAAGGGGCCAATGCCATGCACACTTACTCCGCCCTGGTAGAAGCCAGTCGGGAGGGAGCGCGACATGTGCTCATGCAAGGGGACGCAGCAGATGTTGAGGCGTTGGTTGACGCTCTTGTTGCCGACCTCAATGCCCAGGACCTGTCCACCAAGGTGGTCACGGACCCGGTCGCCAATACAATCACAGTAGAGGTTTCTTATGATTACCGACCGTTCGGAAGCGATAATGGTGCAACAATCCTCGGAGGCGAAGATGAATCATTCCAGATTGTCGCACAGACCACCATGCCGATGCCATAA
- a CDS encoding sigma-54 dependent transcriptional regulator, producing the protein MPERILVVDDDRAFQGMLVEVLADKGYEVDTASTAEDGLKKAGASNFDLILHDIQLPGMSGLEALKHLTKVAPGVDVIVMTGYASKDSGVTAMQQGAYDYFEKPFSLREMEVVVRRALEKRRLQVELSELKRRGGTSPLNNIIGQSAPMMEVKERIARIAGLNADVLIMGETGTGKELVADTIHSLSSRAKAPFVKINCAAIPESLIESELFGHEKGAFTGATSMKQGKFELAEGGSLMLDEIGDMPLHLQPRLLRAVEQKQAGRVGGAKPIKYDVRIIAATNQELEQHVQQGKFRSDLYYRLNVATLILPPLRDRKSDLPQLAEFFLDRANRRLGTDIVAVSSEAMEIFYNYDWPGNVRQFANAVERAAIFCTSTRITPAEVDQAFSNTRPAADAGMTLPTGEGLPLKQALNQYEKMLIESSLRACGGTQTEAASALGVSAKNLWNKLKKHGINPVLFKN; encoded by the coding sequence GTGCCGGAAAGAATACTTGTAGTCGATGACGATCGAGCCTTCCAGGGGATGCTGGTCGAAGTGTTGGCCGACAAGGGCTATGAAGTGGACACCGCGTCGACCGCCGAAGATGGCTTGAAAAAGGCCGGGGCGAGCAATTTCGATCTCATCCTCCATGACATCCAGTTGCCCGGCATGTCCGGGCTGGAAGCCCTCAAGCATTTGACCAAGGTTGCTCCGGGCGTCGACGTCATCGTCATGACCGGCTATGCATCCAAGGATTCCGGGGTCACGGCCATGCAGCAGGGGGCCTACGACTATTTCGAAAAGCCTTTCTCCCTGCGGGAAATGGAAGTGGTGGTGCGCCGTGCCCTGGAAAAGCGTCGGCTCCAGGTGGAGTTGTCCGAACTGAAGCGCCGTGGCGGGACCAGTCCGTTGAACAACATCATCGGCCAATCCGCGCCCATGATGGAGGTCAAGGAGCGCATTGCCCGGATCGCCGGACTCAATGCCGATGTCCTGATCATGGGCGAGACAGGAACCGGCAAGGAGCTGGTGGCGGATACGATCCATTCCCTGAGTTCCCGCGCCAAGGCTCCGTTCGTCAAGATCAACTGCGCGGCCATTCCCGAAAGCCTCATCGAGTCCGAGCTTTTCGGCCATGAGAAGGGGGCCTTTACCGGGGCCACCAGCATGAAGCAGGGCAAGTTCGAGCTGGCCGAGGGCGGCTCGCTCATGCTCGACGAAATCGGCGACATGCCGCTCCATCTGCAACCCCGTTTGCTTCGGGCCGTGGAGCAGAAACAGGCCGGGCGTGTGGGCGGTGCCAAGCCCATCAAGTATGACGTGCGCATCATTGCGGCCACCAACCAGGAGTTGGAGCAGCACGTGCAGCAAGGCAAGTTCCGCAGCGATCTATACTATAGATTGAATGTGGCCACCCTTATCCTGCCGCCGCTCAGGGACCGCAAGTCCGACCTGCCGCAACTGGCGGAATTCTTCCTGGATCGGGCCAACCGCAGGCTCGGGACCGACATCGTCGCCGTGTCTTCCGAGGCCATGGAGATCTTCTACAACTACGACTGGCCGGGCAATGTGCGCCAGTTCGCCAATGCCGTGGAGCGTGCCGCCATCTTCTGCACCTCCACACGGATCACGCCCGCCGAGGTGGATCAGGCCTTTTCCAACACCCGCCCTGCGGCCGATGCAGGAATGACCCTGCCCACGGGCGAGGGGTTGCCCCTCAAGCAGGCCCTCAACCAGTACGAAAAGATGCTCATAGAAAGCTCGCTCCGGGCCTGCGGCGGCACCCAGACCGAGGCAGCGAGCGCGCTGGGCGTGTCTGCCAAGAATCTGTGGAACAAGCTCAAGAAGCACGGCATCAATCCGGTATTATTTAAGAATTAG
- a CDS encoding Flp family type IVb pilin, which produces MTKLMNLIRDEEGATAIEYGLIAALIAAGIATATTALGDQVVATFTYVKDKMSGAMVTP; this is translated from the coding sequence ATGACGAAGCTTATGAACCTTATCCGGGATGAAGAAGGCGCAACCGCGATTGAATACGGTTTGATTGCCGCCCTGATCGCCGCCGGTATTGCGACTGCTACCACCGCCCTGGGCGATCAGGTTGTCGCGACCTTTACCTACGTCAAGGACAAGATGTCTGGCGCCATGGTCACGCCGTAG
- a CDS encoding A24 family peptidase: MDILVTIVLAVALITATITDIRCQRIYNWLTFPLILAGFATHTVFGGLEGLKFAASGFALGFIAMAIPYFMGVMGAGDVKLMAGVGAWLGLEATFTAFLFTSMAGGIYALGVLAFNRQVLKAVLHNIAGTFYVFMATRKFDFDPVTTEKVIPRLCYGVAIAVGTALAMGMYAWQTGSIHSGY; the protein is encoded by the coding sequence ATGGATATTCTCGTCACCATCGTGCTCGCAGTGGCACTCATCACTGCTACCATCACGGACATAAGGTGCCAGCGTATTTACAACTGGCTCACCTTCCCGCTCATTCTGGCCGGGTTCGCCACGCACACCGTGTTCGGCGGCCTTGAGGGCTTGAAGTTCGCGGCAAGCGGGTTCGCTCTGGGGTTCATCGCCATGGCCATTCCCTATTTCATGGGCGTGATGGGCGCGGGCGATGTCAAGCTCATGGCGGGTGTGGGTGCCTGGCTCGGCCTGGAAGCGACCTTCACCGCCTTCCTGTTCACGTCCATGGCTGGCGGAATCTATGCCCTCGGCGTCCTGGCATTCAATCGCCAGGTGCTGAAGGCCGTTTTGCACAATATTGCAGGCACTTTTTATGTCTTCATGGCAACCCGCAAGTTCGACTTCGACCCTGTAACCACTGAAAAGGTCATACCCCGGCTCTGCTACGGTGTGGCCATCGCCGTTGGAACCGCTCTCGCCATGGGTATGTATGCCTGGCAGACCGGTTCCATCCACAGCGGGTATTAA
- the cpaB gene encoding Flp pilus assembly protein CpaB: MSKSTRALVQISLSLILAMVAGVLIFMWVSNMKQAAPVAAVESTVPVMVAKSDLKRGVKLTEEMIEVRKFTTDSRPSGAFSDPEKLAGRVLNQDVSANEAVTANKLADESVIGGGVSALIEPGKRAMAVKGNAVMGLSGFVRPGDRVDVIVSMTKGSNEEPVTKLVLEQIKVIATGTQLAPPDEDGEAASVDVYTLELTPEESERLALAATRGTLHFALRNEQDKENILTTGSSVPKTLAALRPKAKVRPNRASKVEVITGGNSFSVKF; this comes from the coding sequence ATGAGCAAGTCAACCAGAGCATTGGTGCAGATCAGCCTGTCGCTGATTCTTGCCATGGTCGCGGGAGTCCTCATTTTCATGTGGGTCAGCAATATGAAGCAGGCCGCTCCGGTGGCCGCTGTCGAAAGCACGGTGCCTGTGATGGTGGCCAAGTCGGACCTGAAGCGCGGTGTCAAGCTGACCGAGGAAATGATCGAGGTCCGCAAGTTTACCACCGATTCCCGTCCCTCCGGTGCCTTTTCCGACCCGGAGAAGCTGGCTGGACGTGTGCTCAACCAGGACGTGAGTGCCAACGAGGCCGTCACCGCCAACAAGTTGGCCGACGAATCCGTTATCGGCGGCGGAGTTTCCGCGCTCATCGAGCCCGGCAAGCGGGCCATGGCCGTCAAGGGCAACGCCGTTATGGGACTTTCCGGGTTTGTTCGTCCCGGCGACCGGGTGGACGTCATTGTCTCCATGACCAAGGGGTCGAATGAAGAACCGGTTACCAAGCTCGTTCTTGAACAGATCAAGGTTATTGCGACCGGTACCCAGCTTGCTCCGCCCGACGAGGATGGAGAGGCCGCCTCTGTCGATGTCTATACGCTGGAACTGACCCCTGAGGAATCTGAGCGTCTGGCCCTGGCCGCCACCCGGGGAACCCTTCATTTCGCGTTGCGCAACGAGCAGGACAAGGAAAACATACTGACCACAGGTTCCTCCGTTCCCAAGACCTTGGCAGCCCTGCGGCCCAAGGCCAAGGTTCGTCCCAACAGGGCGTCAAAGGTCGAGGTCATTACCGGCGGCAACAGCTTCTCGGTGAAGTTCTAG
- a CDS encoding type II and III secretion system protein family protein: MQNIRSITTVYAALIVLVVLLAAVTVQAAVYETEAQEEIRLVVGKSTVINTESRISRVSVGSETVVSIVVLSPRQIYLTGTALGSTTLTLWTDGQVSDVFDVAVIPDVTHLKRMIHEILPAEQNVKVLSSGDSVTLSGYVSSTSSLTSVLALAQAAAPDKVVNLLSVDGIHQVMLEVRVAEMSRAVTKRLGINFAAIGSNFSIYSIINNLTSYDAEKGIFNLTDRINFTGGYRSGSTTIHGMIDALKSNGLVRMLAEPNLTCISGESAEFLVGGEVPIPMPGSLGTIAIEYKPYGIGLKFTATVMNSGRINLQVNPEVSELDYSKSVPVAGYEVPTISTRRANTVVELGDGQSFVIAGLISDSLKENSHKFPGLGEIPVLGALFSSKDFSSNKTELVVLVTAHLAKPVDRDSQTLPTDGFQEPDDKEFYLFGLLEGQDSNKGTKAAHTAQVGAAEPGTVVRPESGFDGEFGHSWPK, translated from the coding sequence ATGCAGAATATACGCTCCATAACAACCGTTTACGCCGCCCTGATAGTGCTGGTGGTCCTTCTGGCTGCCGTTACTGTTCAGGCTGCGGTGTATGAGACCGAAGCCCAGGAGGAGATTCGACTGGTGGTGGGCAAGTCCACGGTCATCAACACCGAGTCAAGAATAAGCCGCGTCTCGGTCGGGTCCGAAACCGTGGTTTCCATCGTGGTTCTTTCTCCCCGACAGATTTATCTTACCGGCACCGCACTCGGCTCCACCACCTTGACCCTGTGGACCGACGGGCAGGTGTCCGATGTCTTCGATGTGGCGGTCATTCCTGACGTTACCCACCTGAAGCGGATGATCCACGAGATCTTACCCGCAGAACAGAACGTCAAGGTGTTGTCTTCCGGCGATTCAGTCACCTTGTCAGGGTATGTTTCCAGCACTTCCAGCCTGACTTCGGTGCTCGCCCTGGCCCAGGCAGCCGCCCCGGACAAGGTGGTCAACCTCCTGAGCGTGGACGGCATCCACCAGGTGATGTTGGAGGTCCGTGTGGCCGAGATGTCCCGTGCCGTGACCAAGCGGCTGGGCATCAACTTTGCGGCCATAGGCTCCAATTTCTCCATTTATTCCATCATCAACAACCTGACCAGCTACGATGCTGAAAAGGGCATTTTCAATCTGACCGACAGAATCAACTTCACCGGTGGCTACAGGTCCGGCAGTACGACCATCCACGGCATGATAGACGCGCTCAAGTCCAACGGGCTGGTGCGCATGTTGGCCGAGCCCAATCTGACCTGCATCTCCGGCGAATCCGCCGAGTTCCTGGTCGGCGGCGAGGTGCCAATCCCCATGCCTGGCTCACTGGGTACCATCGCCATCGAATACAAGCCCTACGGCATTGGTCTTAAGTTCACGGCCACGGTCATGAATTCCGGCCGCATCAACCTCCAGGTCAATCCCGAAGTCTCCGAACTGGATTATTCCAAGTCGGTACCAGTGGCCGGTTACGAAGTGCCGACCATCTCCACGCGCCGCGCCAACACCGTGGTGGAATTGGGTGACGGCCAGAGTTTCGTTATCGCGGGTCTTATCAGCGACTCCCTGAAGGAAAACTCCCACAAGTTCCCGGGATTGGGCGAGATCCCGGTGCTGGGTGCCCTGTTCAGTTCCAAGGATTTTTCCAGCAACAAGACCGAGCTGGTGGTCCTGGTGACCGCCCACCTGGCCAAGCCCGTGGACAGGGATTCCCAGACCTTGCCCACTGACGGGTTCCAGGAACCCGACGACAAGGAGTTCTATCTCTTCGGCCTGTTGGAAGGGCAGGACAGCAACAAGGGAACCAAGGCCGCGCACACGGCGCAAGTGGGTGCTGCCGAACCTGGAACCGTTGTCCGTCCCGAATCAGGATTCGACGGGGAGTTCGGCCATTCCTGGCCCAAGTAA